Within Flagellimonas maritima, the genomic segment ACGACATCAGTATCACCAGCCTCCCACTTACGAAGCATTTTTTGGGCTTCCAACAAAATGGGCGCTTCTTTTTCAGCACGCTCTTTCTCAAGCCCTTCTGAAACCAACTTGCCAATTTGCTCCTTATAGACCTTATCAAATTCTATATAATATTTGCCTACCAAGTGGTCTCCCTTTACTCCTGATGAATCTGGAGTCTCGCCTTTACCGAATTTCTGCCATGCCAACATACTTTTACAAATATGGATGCCACGGTCATTGATTATTTGTGTTTTATAGACTTTCTTGCCTGAAGCTTTTAGGATTTCCGCAACCGAATACCCCAAAAGATTATTACGAATATGGCCCAAATGTAAAGGCTTATTGGTGTTAGGTGAAGAATATTCTACCATAACGGCATCATCAGATGCATTTTTTAAATAGCCATAATCTTTCTCTTCAAAGATTGAATTAAAGAATTTCAGGTAGAAACTATCATCTATAACAATATTCAAAAAACCCTTGACTACGTTGAATTTGGATACTTCATCAACATGTTTTTGAAGATGATCCCCGATTTTGGTTCCTATTTCGACAGGATTACCTTTAACAGTGCGCAACATGGGAAAAATAACTATTGTAATATCCCCCTCAAAATCCTTGCGCGTAGGTTGAAATTCCACCAAAGGCAAACTCTTACCGTACAATTTGGAAACCGCTTCAATAACATTTTGGGACAATACTTTTTGTAAACTCATGTAGAAAGCCTTTTCAGGCTGCAAAACTACACTTTTTTTGTGCTTTTATGATAAGATTATTATCCTTTGCCCCTTTGATCAGACTGCTTTTGTTAATTTTAGGAATGCTTTTAAATGTCTCGTACAATAACAGGAAAATTACAAAGAAAATTGATGAAGCCGTTGGCAAACCGTTTACCCTAAAAGAGCGTTTCGCACTGAAAGGGATAGGTTCCCCAAAACTTTTTATTACTGAGGCCAGTGTAGAAATCCAGAATCTATTGATTTTGGACAACAACCTGAACGTATGCAATATTGAAATGCGTCCTAAAGGTATCGTGGTACGATTTAGGTCCCTGTTGGAAACATTTGGCTTAATAATCCCCTATTACAAACTCACTATTTACAAAGGCGATTTAGCAATCTACTCTATATATCGCGATCATTATTTTATAAAAGTAAAGTCCGATACCAAGGCCATACAAAAGTATTTTAGAAAACTATTGGACTATAAAGCTGACAATGCGCCCACATCAATAGAAGACCTATGAAAATTCTATTGACTGGAGCCAATGGTTATATAGGAATGCGTCTTTTGCCAAGATTGCTGGAACTAGGGCACGAAGTAGTTTGTGCCGTAAGGGATGAAAAACGGTTGTCCGTTGATAAAGAAACCCGTAAAAGAATCCAGGTGGTGGAAATTGATTTTCTGGAAGAGTTGGATAAAACAAAGATTCCAAAAGATATCGATGCTGCATACTATCTGATTCATTCCATGGCTTCGTCTATTGATGATTTTGATGAAAAAGAGGCTATAACCGCCAAAACTTTTAATGAATATGTCTTTGAGACCAATATTGAGCAGGTCATTTATTTGAGTGGTATTGTAAATGACAAAAAACTCTCCAGACACTTAAGTTCCAGAAAGAACGTAGAGGATATTTTATACAAAGGAAATTTTAATTTGACCGTTCTTAGGGCAGGTATCATCGTAGGTTCTGGTAGCTCCTCTTTTGAGATTATTCGTGATCTGTGTGAGAAACTTCCTTTTATGATAACGCCAAAGTGGGTTTTGACAAAATCCCAACCCATTGCCATACGGGACGTCATCAATTTTCTAACGGATGTACTTGGCAACAAAAAAACCTACGGGGAATCTTTTGATATTGGTGGGCCAGATGTGCTTACCTACAAAGAAATGTTGCATAGGTACGCCAAGGTAAGAGGTTTTAAAAACTGGATTTTTACCGTTCCCATAATGACGCCCAAACTATCTTCTTATTGGCTATATTTTGTAACGTCAACATCCTATAAATTAGCCGTAAACCTGGTTGATAGTATGAA encodes:
- a CDS encoding SDR family oxidoreductase, yielding MKILLTGANGYIGMRLLPRLLELGHEVVCAVRDEKRLSVDKETRKRIQVVEIDFLEELDKTKIPKDIDAAYYLIHSMASSIDDFDEKEAITAKTFNEYVFETNIEQVIYLSGIVNDKKLSRHLSSRKNVEDILYKGNFNLTVLRAGIIVGSGSSSFEIIRDLCEKLPFMITPKWVLTKSQPIAIRDVINFLTDVLGNKKTYGESFDIGGPDVLTYKEMLHRYAKVRGFKNWIFTVPIMTPKLSSYWLYFVTSTSYKLAVNLVDSMKMEVVAKDNKLQKLLGLKTHSYEQAIEMAFKKIEQNLVLSSWKDSIASGRISDDLEKYIQVPKYGVLKDVKKMPIKNEEEVLNNIWRIGGSQGWYYGDWLWKIRGFLDKLNGGPGLRRGRTNPDKIFPGDALDFWRVLLADKKAKRLLLFAEMRMPGEAWLEFKIDDKNVLHQVATFRPKGLRGRLYWYSVLPFHYFIFGGMIRNLSKT